The nucleotide sequence TGAGGCGCACCTCGCGGATGTTAAAGGTAAGGGTTCCCTCGTTGAAGGTGATCGCGTCGCGGGTGCTGATTTCAAACCCCGCCTTGCGGTAGACGTCGCGCAGGGCCAGGAAGTCCTCCTGGGCGAGCTGCGGGGAGTACACGTCCCCCACCTTGGTCTTGATGGCGGCGGCGAGCGTCGCCGTCGGCACGCGGGTGTTGCCCCTAAAGACGATCTGCCGCACCGGACCGCTGGCCACGTCTGCCGCGCCAAAATACACCGCGACCTGGCCGGGGTTTTGGGGGTCGGCCTGCAGCGCGAAGCCCACCGGCTTGCCCGTCTTGTTGGCGAGGGTCCGCACGTCGGCGCGCAGGCGCTCCACCGAGAGGGGCTCTCCCACCCTGGTCTGGAGGGTCACGCCCGTGGGGTCGATCCCGTCAAAGTTCACACTGGCCGCGCGGCCCTCCACCACGCGCACGCGCAGCACCCCGTTTTCCAGCGTGCTGGCCTGAACATTCACGCCGCTCTGCACGTAGCCGGCGGCGTCATACGCCTGCTGAAGCTGCTGCACGGCCCCGTAGTAGGCGGGCACCGTGAACTTGCGGGCGTCGTAGAGCGGCTTAAAGATGTTGGTGACCGTGGAGGCGGGCAGCAGGGTCACGCCCTCGACCTCCACCCGAGTGAGGGGAGCCGTCTCGTCCACCACAAAGCTGACGGTGACGGTGCCGTCCGAGTTGGTTTTGGTGGTCGCGCTGATGCTGGGCGTAAAGGGGAAGCCCTCCGAGCGGTAGTTCTGCGCCAAGGCTTCCTTGGCCTGGTCAATGCGCTGGGTGTTCAGCGTGGCGCCGGGCGCGATGTTCAGCAGCTCCGCGACGCGTTCCTTAAAGGCTTCGGGGGCCAAAAAGGTCAGGCCGCTCACCTCCACCGTCTTGATGGTGGCATTGGGCGTGACCCTGATCACCAGCGTGTCGCGGCCACCAATGGTCCGCAGTTCGGCGGTCGCCGCCTTGAAATAGCCGCTGGCGAGCACGTCCTGCTCAACCTGGCGCAGGTTGACACTGGAAAGGGGCGCGCCGGGCTGAATACTCAGCACGGCCTTGACGTAGTTGGCAAGCAGGTCGGTGGTGCCGTTCACGACCACGTCCTGCACCGTTCCGGCCTGCTGCGCGAAGGCGACGGGAGCGGCGAGGAGGAGGGTCAGGGCGAGCGTGTGGGGGTGTCGCATGCGTCTCCTAGTGTTGCACAGTGGCCCTTTCTCCTGGCGAGAGAAAAGGCGCAGGTGCCTTGCGTCACCTTTCCTGCTCGGCGCCTGAGAAGGGTGAAGGAATGTTGACCGGGTCTCCACCTCTCACGCGCCCGGGAATTCTCGCGCTGGACTTGAGGCCCGCGAGCAAACAGGCCACAATGCCGAACGTGATCCACCCCCTCAGGAGCTGCAGATGAGCTCTCCTCAAGCCCAGCCGGGGAGCGTGTCCGCGTGAGCCTGCCCGACGTCCTTGCGGGCATTCGCGCGGCCGAGCGGGCGGCGGGGCGCGCTCCCGGCAGCGTGCGCCTGGTCGCCGTCACCAAGGGGCACAGCCCGGACGAGATCCGCACCCGTATCCTGGCCCATGCCGCGCTCCAGCCCGGCGGCTTCCCGCTGGCCGAAAGCCGGGGGCAGGAGCTGCGCGACAAGGCGGCCGAACTTTCAGCCGAACGGCCCGAGATCGAATGGCACTTCATCGGGCCGCTGCAGCTGAACAAGGTGAAGTACCTGCGCTCAGTGCGGCTTGTTCACTCGCTGGAGGACGTGCGGCAGGCCCGCGCCCTTGCGGAGGCGGGGGCGAAGTGGGGCCACGCACCCGCCGTGCTGCTGCAGGTGCACAACGGGGAGGCGCAGAAGCACGGCATTCACCCGCAGGCGCTGCGCAGCGTTTACGCTGAAGTGGTGCAGACCGGACTGGACGTGCGGGGGCTGATGGTGATGGCCCCCGAGGGGGACGCGGACGCCGCGCGGCGGATCTTTAGGGACACCGCCGAGCGCGCCCACGACCTCGGCCTCCCGGAACTCAGCATGGGCATGAGCGGCGACTACCCGCTCGCCGTGCAAGCAGGCGCGACCCTGGTGCGCGTCGGAAGGAGCCTTTTTTCATGAGCCAGCACATGAATCCGCACAAGCACGAGCCCCTCACCCCCCTCGACATCAGCCAGCGGCAGTTTCCGGGGCGCCCCGGCGGTTACGACCGCGCGGGCGTACGGGCCTTTTTGGAACAGGTGGCCGACCAGGTCGAAGCGCTGCTGCACGAGCGCCAGGCCCTGCTTGCTCGGGTGGAGGACCTGGAACGCGAGCTTGAAGAGCGCCGCCAGGCAGAAGATGAGATCCGGCGAGCCGTGGTGGCGGCCGAGCGCATCGGGCATGACCTGCGGGAGAACGCGGCTCGGCAGTGCGAACTGCTGCTCTCGCAGGCGCAGCAGCGACGAGAGGCGCTGGACCGCGAGGCGGAGGCCCGGCAAGCCGAACTGGAAGCCAGCCATCAGGCCCGAATGCAGGAACTGGAAGCCGCCTTCCGCGGGCGCTTTGCAGACCTGGAAAGCGAGTACCACCAGCTCACCCTAGAACGCGACCGAGCACACGCCGAGCGGACCGTGTACCTGGAGCGCGCCTTTCATGAGCGCCACGCCGAGCTGACGGCCCGCCTGAGCGCTGTTCGCACCGAGTACACCCAGTTTGTCAGCCAGTACCGCGCCCTGGTGCAGTCCTTTGCCGAACTCAGTGCCCGCCATCTCCCCGCCGAGGAGGACCTGAGCCTGCCGGCCACCACGCTGCCTGGCCGCCCCGCTTCGCTGGCGCTGGATGTCCCGCTGGCCGGAGAGGACTCGAATGGCCTTGCTCGGCGGGACGAACAGTCCTTTGCCTAACTGGGCGCCGGGAGCGTTCAGCGCTCCACCTGAGACCAGGAAAAGCCGCCACCCTCGGCCATTCGGCGCAGCAGGCGGCGGCGTTCTGTCAGGGCGGCAAAGCGGGCCTCGACCTCTGCGCTGGGGCGGAGCGGCAACCCGGCTTCGCGCAGCGGCGTGAGGTCGGGCAGGGGCGGGGGCGCGAGGTTGAGCCCCGGCCGCAGGCGGCGGTAGGTATCCAGGAGGCTGTCGATGGACGCGCGCACCACCCGCAGCCGCTTGGGCGGGGGCACGTCCAGCGCAAACTCGATCAGGTGCAGGGCTTCGTCGAGGGCGGGCAGCGCGAGTTCCAGGGCCTCTGCCGGAAGAGCGGTGTGAAAGCGGTGGAGGGCAGGGTAGTTCCAGTGCTGCACGTCCAGCGAAAGCAGACTCGCCTCGACATCGTCGAGCAGGCCCTGGAGGCCCTTGGGATGGTCATGCCAGGCGGTCAGCACCAGACCCTGTGCCGTCGCGCCCGACCGGTGCAGCCGCAGCGCGAAGATGCGCCGGGCCTCTTGGGCCTGCGCGAGCGGCACGATAAAGGTGATCGCAAACGTGATCAGAATAAAGCCGTTGAGCGCGGTCAGGTCCGTGAGCAGTCGCCAGCCGGTGTACACCGCCCTCAGGTCGCCCAACCCCAGGGTGGAGAGGGTATAGCCCACGAAATACACCACGTCCCAGGGGTCCGCAGGCGTGCCGGTCGAAGCCCCCACCAGCGCGCCGGGCCTCGACAGGAAGATCAGCGTCCACCCCAACCAGGTGAGCAGCAGCCAAACCACGAACGTGCCGATCACCAGGGTCAAGCCCGACCAGACCAGCGGTCCGCGGCGGCCCGTAAGGCGCGAAACTCCCCGCAGCGCGGAATGCAGCGCGTGGTGTACCGAGCGCGTCAAGGGGCTCTCGCCGGACTGCATGGCACCAGCCAGGGCTTCTCCCAGCGCCAACAGAATGAGCAGCGTGCCGGGAAGCCACAGGAGAAAACCCACTCCTGCATTCTGCCAAACGGTGAGGCGGCCCGAGGTCCAGCTGCTCTACGCTAGACCCATGGCCCTCCCCACATTCACGCTGCCCCTTCACGATCCGGCCTTTGTGCGTGACCCGTATCCCCTGCTGGCCCAGCTTCGTGAAGAAACCCCCGCCTTTCGTGATCCGGTGCTTCAACGCGTCTTTTTGACCCGGTATGGGGACATCGCGGCGCTGCTGCGGGACCGCCGCTTTGGCCGCAGCGTGCTTCACCGCTATTCGCGGGATGAGCTGGGCTGGCCGCCCCCTGACCCTCGCCAGGCGAACTTTGACGCCTTTAATACCAACCACCTGCTGGACAGCGAGGGCGACAAGCACACCCGCCTGCGTTCCCTGGTGGGTCTGGCCTTTACGCCCCGGCGGGTGGAGAGCCTCACCGCGCGCATCACGGCGCTGCTGGACACGCAGCTTCGCCAGCTGGCCGCAGCGAGCAGCTTCGATCTGGTGGCCGACTACGCCGAGCCGCTGCCCGTCACGGTGATCGCGGAGCTGCTGGGCGTGCCCGAGTCCGAACGCGGGCAGCTCCGGCCCTGGTCGGCGGCCATCGTGCGCCTGTACGAACCGACGTACACCCCGCAGGAACAGGCCGCCGCCGAACGGGCCGTGCTGGAATTCAGCGCCCTGCTGCGTGACCTCGCGCGGGCGCGGCGTACCGTACCGCAAGACGACCTCATCACGGCCCTGGTACAGGTCGAGGCAGAGGGCGACCGCCTCACCGAGCAGGAGCTGATCGACACCTGCATTCTGCTGCTCAACGCCGGGCACGAGGCGAGTGTGAATGGCCTCACCGCCGCCGTGCTGGTGCTGCTGCGGGCGCGGACGCACTGGGAGGAATTGGCGCGCGCGGCCCCGCACGCGGAGAGCCTGCCATTTTTTCGCAGCGCGCTGGAAGAACTGCTGCGCTTTGACACGCCGCTTCCCCTCTTTGAGCGGTACGTCCTGGAAAGCCTCACCCTGCACGGTGAACCCCTGCGGCCCGGGGAGAAAGTGGGGCTGCTGTACGCGAGCGGCAACCGCGATGGACGCCGCTTCGAGGCCCCTGACCGGCTCGACCTGACCCGAACGCCCAACCTACACCTCACCTTTGGCCTGGGAACGCACTACTGCCTGGGCGCGCCGCTGGCCCGTCTGGAGCTGGCCCTGAGCCTGCGGGCACTGGCACGGGCCTTTCCACAGCTGCGGCTACGTGACCCCGAGGCCGACCCGGACTACGTGGGCGGCTTCGTGATTCGCGGGCTCCGAAGGCTGGACGTGGTGCCGGGGTAACACCGGGGAAAACACGTGGGGCAGCTCCGGCCAACGGCCTACCGCGCTGGCCACCACCCCTCGCCAAGCGCACCTGCGGCCGCTTCTGCGCGGGCTTCCTCCTCGCGGCCGAGCACCCACAGCGCCCCCACGCGAGCGGGGCTCCCTGGAAGGCTACGGGATAGGGCTTTGGCCGCAGTGCGTGCCGCCTTGGTCGGGCTGCCCAGCTTTGCCTGCGCTTGCGCAAGAACCGCCAACAGGTGCGCTTCTGCCTCCTGCCCGGTGAGTTCCGCGACCCTCAGGCCCTCGGCCAGGGCACGCAGGGCCGCTTTGGGCTCGCTGAGCAGGATCTCGCCGAGCAGAGTGACAGCCGCGACCAGGGCGGCGGCGTCCCCCTCGGCACGGGCCAGGGCGCGGGCGTGCCGAGCGCAGCTGAGGGCATCTCTCTGTCCGGCCTGCCACGCAGCCCGAGCGCGCAACACAGCGGGGCGCGCCGTATCCGGCTGCCCGCGAAGCTCGGTCAGGGCCTGCGCGGCCTGCCCCAGCCGCAGGTAGGCCGCAGCACGCGTGAGCGGATCGGCTGCCCAGCGCGCGGCCAGCGTGGGCCGCCCCCAGCGCAGGGCCAAAGCCGCCGCCTCATCCCGCTCTTGCGGGGCGGGCTGCCAAGCCTGCAGGGCGGCAAGTGTGGTCTGGTCCCCGCTCACGAGCGCAGCCCGCAGCGCGCCAAGGGACCCTAGGGCGGCCTCCATACCACCCAGCATAGCGGGGCCGCCGGTTCCCGGCAGGACCTAGGCGCTCATTCCGAAATCGAGGCCCAAGAAGCGCCACAGCGAACGCCGGGGCACCCGCAGCCCGCTGGGGTGTTCCACCGCGATCAGGCGGCCATCACGAATCCAGCGGCGCACGGTTCGTTCATGAGTTCCGGTAAAGTCGGCCACCTCGCGAACCTTGAGGAGCTTCGGGAGCGTCTGGAACTGTTCGGCAAGCGTCACGGGAACCTCCGAAAAGCAGACGGGGCCGCGCGAAAGCAGCCCCGACGACGTTCTGGATTGTGACCGACCAGCAGCGTACCCGGGCCGCCACCCGCCAGGGGCGGCAAGACCGGTAGACGAGCAGGCAGACAGGTCAACTTGTCGGCAGCGTACCACACCGCAGGTCAGCAGGCCGTCAAGCCTAAAGGCCAGGTGGAGGCGGGGCGTTCCCCACCCAGGCACCGC is from Deinococcus sp. YIM 77859 and encodes:
- a CDS encoding cytochrome P450, producing MALPTFTLPLHDPAFVRDPYPLLAQLREETPAFRDPVLQRVFLTRYGDIAALLRDRRFGRSVLHRYSRDELGWPPPDPRQANFDAFNTNHLLDSEGDKHTRLRSLVGLAFTPRRVESLTARITALLDTQLRQLAAASSFDLVADYAEPLPVTVIAELLGVPESERGQLRPWSAAIVRLYEPTYTPQEQAAAERAVLEFSALLRDLARARRTVPQDDLITALVQVEAEGDRLTEQELIDTCILLLNAGHEASVNGLTAAVLVLLRARTHWEELARAAPHAESLPFFRSALEELLRFDTPLPLFERYVLESLTLHGEPLRPGEKVGLLYASGNRDGRRFEAPDRLDLTRTPNLHLTFGLGTHYCLGAPLARLELALSLRALARAFPQLRLRDPEADPDYVGGFVIRGLRRLDVVPG
- a CDS encoding potassium channel family protein, with the protein product MGFLLWLPGTLLILLALGEALAGAMQSGESPLTRSVHHALHSALRGVSRLTGRRGPLVWSGLTLVIGTFVVWLLLTWLGWTLIFLSRPGALVGASTGTPADPWDVVYFVGYTLSTLGLGDLRAVYTGWRLLTDLTALNGFILITFAITFIVPLAQAQEARRIFALRLHRSGATAQGLVLTAWHDHPKGLQGLLDDVEASLLSLDVQHWNYPALHRFHTALPAEALELALPALDEALHLIEFALDVPPPKRLRVVRASIDSLLDTYRRLRPGLNLAPPPLPDLTPLREAGLPLRPSAEVEARFAALTERRRLLRRMAEGGGFSWSQVER
- a CDS encoding YggS family pyridoxal phosphate-dependent enzyme gives rise to the protein MSLPDVLAGIRAAERAAGRAPGSVRLVAVTKGHSPDEIRTRILAHAALQPGGFPLAESRGQELRDKAAELSAERPEIEWHFIGPLQLNKVKYLRSVRLVHSLEDVRQARALAEAGAKWGHAPAVLLQVHNGEAQKHGIHPQALRSVYAEVVQTGLDVRGLMVMAPEGDADAARRIFRDTAERAHDLGLPELSMGMSGDYPLAVQAGATLVRVGRSLFS
- a CDS encoding helix-turn-helix domain-containing protein encodes the protein MTLAEQFQTLPKLLKVREVADFTGTHERTVRRWIRDGRLIAVEHPSGLRVPRRSLWRFLGLDFGMSA
- a CDS encoding DivIVA domain-containing protein, producing the protein MSQHMNPHKHEPLTPLDISQRQFPGRPGGYDRAGVRAFLEQVADQVEALLHERQALLARVEDLERELEERRQAEDEIRRAVVAAERIGHDLRENAARQCELLLSQAQQRREALDREAEARQAELEASHQARMQELEAAFRGRFADLESEYHQLTLERDRAHAERTVYLERAFHERHAELTARLSAVRTEYTQFVSQYRALVQSFAELSARHLPAEEDLSLPATTLPGRPASLALDVPLAGEDSNGLARRDEQSFA